The following are encoded in a window of Torulaspora globosa chromosome 4, complete sequence genomic DNA:
- the RRP36 gene encoding rRNA-processing protein RRP36 (ancestral locus Anc_8.748), giving the protein MSYYFKNIKPGVDSEAEDDDELENLLRRSTENGQDEESTDDEMRTLSFGSLKKAHDILSEEEDEEQGGEGEQVEERDRNGIRKRETGSDSGSDSDSESDSEDAGFFEEDSEDDDGSKPQRKKKKSKHAPTEQSSKKPVSKIRKIPGLDVPKARNSNLYKDIRFDKATGQPMDSTAARQRYKFLDEYRENEIKELESLLKDRKFKSKVSEHELEQMEQQLRSMKSKLQTVKNKELERQIVKDYERELNKDNKNKYHLKQNEKRKVIQKWKFDHMKAKQREKVMERKRKKRLGKEFKQFEFHKPR; this is encoded by the coding sequence ATGTCTTattacttcaagaacatcaagCCTGGGGTTGACTCTGAAGCTgaggatgacgacgagCTAGAGAATTTGCTGAGAAGGAGCACCGAAAATGGTCAAGACGAAGAATCTAccgatgatgagatgagaaCGCTATCGTTTGGgtcgctgaagaaggccCATGACATATTATCggaggaggaggatgaagaacagGGTGGCGAAGGCGAGCAAGTGGAGGAGAGGGATCGGAACGGCATAAGAAAGAGGGAAACGGGCAGTGATTCCGGGTCCGACAGCGATTCTGAGTCGGATTCAGAGGATGCAGGTTTCTTTGAGGAGGATTCagaggatgacgatggCTCAAAACCacagaggaagaagaaaaagagcaaaCATGCGCCAACGGAGCAATCGTCCAAGAAACCAGTGTCGAAGATTAGGAAGATCCCCGGGCTGGACGTACCCAAGGCCAGAAACTCTAATCTGTACAAGGACATACGGTTTGACAAGGCCACCGGCCAGCCGATGGATTCAACCGCAGCCAGACAGCGTTACAAGTTTTTGGACGAGTACAGAGAGAatgaaatcaaagagctggaaagTCTGCTGAAAGACCGCAAATTCAAGTCTAAAGTCTCCGAGCATGAGCTGGAACAGATGGAGCAACAACTGAGGAGCATGAAGTCTAAACTGCAAACAGTCAAAAACAAAGAGCTAGAGCGCCAGATTGTCAAAGACTATGAAAGAGAACTAAACAAGGACAATAAGAATAAATACCACTTGAAGCAAAACGAGAAGCGCAAAGTGATTCAGAAGTGGAAATTCGACCACATGAAGGCCAAACAGCGTGAAAAGGTCATGgaaaggaagagaaagaagaggcTTGGCAAGGAATTCAAACAATTCGAGTTTCACAAACCTAGGTAG
- the RDL2 gene encoding thiosulfate sulfurtransferase RDL2 (ancestral locus Anc_8.747) — translation MYRVRSQPALSFIDLQIAKEGSQAPRNVPNSLLKMLRIASRTIGPVGSTRLCLRALSTNSPKIYDFEEIKKLVEKPDSTKILIDVREPSELESYKMPTSINIPLQSAPGALGLPKEEFKEVFQFPKPGKDQQLIFFCLKGIRAKAAEELARSYGYEDTGLYPGSINDWLQKGGADVTPR, via the coding sequence ATGTACAGGGTACGTTCTCAACCGGCCTTATCCTTTATAGACCTCCAGATAGCCAAGGAAGGATCACAGGCTCCAAGGAACGTTCCGAacagcttgttgaagatgCTCCGCATTGCCTCTAGAACCATTGGTCCCGTGGGATCCACTCGTCTTTGCCTAAGGGCCTTGTCTACTAATAGCCCAAAGATAtatgactttgaagagatcaagaaattggtTGAAAAGCCCGATTCGACGAAGATTCTGATCGATGTGAGGGAGCCTAGCGAGCTGGAGTCATACAAGATGCCCACGTCAATCAATATCCCCTTGCAAAGCGCACCAGGTGCGCTGGGACTGCCTaaggaagaattcaaggaaGTGTTCCAGTTCCCTAAGCCAGGGAAAGATCAGCAACTGATCTTTTTCTGCCTAAAGGGTATCAGAGCCAAGGCAGCTGAGGAGCTCGCAAGGTCTTACGGCTACGAAGATACGGGTCTTTACCCTGGGTCGATTAACGACTGGCTGCAGAAGGGCGGAGCCGATGTCACGCCAAGATGA
- the RDL1 gene encoding thiosulfate sulfurtransferase RDL1 (ancestral locus Anc_8.746), protein MWKAIVDAWNGTSDEERQRDPADVYDFDRMKELVKQRDPAVTLVDVREPKEFEEYRIPGSVNMPFRSHPEGLGLEGTKFQETFGFPKPGKQDRLVFFCASGRRAAGAEGVALKNGYNNVALYPGSVNDWLAKGGDKLQL, encoded by the coding sequence ATGTGGAAAGCTATAGTGGATGCTTGGAATGGGACTAGCGATGAGGAAAGGCAGAGAGACCCGGCGGACGTATATGACTTTGACCGGATGAAGGAATTGGTCAAGCAGAGGGATCCTGCTGTGACCCTGGTGGATGTCCGAGAGCCTAAGGAGTTTGAGGAGTACAGGATTCCTGGCTCCGTCAACATGCCATTTAGGTCGCACCCTGAAGGCTTGGGTCTCGAGGGCACGAAGTTCCAGGAGACTTTTGGGTTCCCAAAACCAGGAAAGCAAGACAGACTGGTGTTCTTTTGCGCCTCCGGCAGAAGGGCTGCCGGTGCTGAGGGCGTTGCTCTGAAGAATGGCTACAACAACGTCGCCTTGTATCCCGGTTCTGTGAACGATTGGCTTGCAAAAGGTGGTGACAAGCTGCAGTTATAA